In Pseudomonas sp. Q1-7, the genomic window GAACATCGCCCTCTGCCGGCTCGATATCAGCTACTGCGAACCTGGCACGGTGGTGGAGATCGGGAAGCTGGATGGCCAGCAGAAACGCATCCGCGCCATCGTCGGCAGCGGCACCGTGGCCTATGACCCGGAGAAGACTCGCGTGCGTGGCTAATGCGTGAACTGGAGAGGAGTTTGCTAGGGAAGAAGCAGCAACTGCAGGGGCGAGCTTCGCTCGCGAGCAGCGCTCGTTCCTACAGGTTCATTACACCAGACAAGGAGATTCGGCCGATGTGGTTCAGCAACGCCTCCAGCAACCTGGCCAACGAGCTCAGTCAGTGGCTCGACCAACTGTCCAACGCCCCCGGAGCGGTCAGTGCCCCCCCGCCCCTGCAACGCCAGCCCCGCTTGCTCAGCAGACTGGAGAAACTGCAACGGGACTGGCATGAGCTGCAACGCATCCGCGAACACGCCGAGCACCAGGCTCCGCCAGCGTGCAGCAGCGAAGAGTTCGCCGAACTGACTCACCGCCTGGCTCAGTCAGAGAAGCAGAATGCGCAGCTACGCGGTGATCTGGAGGCCGTGCAAGCGCGCCTCGCCACCTTGCAGGCCGAACAGTTGAAATGGGATGAAGAGCGCGAGGTCTGGGAGCTGACCAAGCGCACCCTGACCGAGGGCTGCTGGGCGATGAACGTGGTAAACGGCGACCCGGATCACCCGCAGAACCTGATCCGCTGGTCCGAGCAGTTCCGCGAGCTCATCGGATACAGCCGCGCGGAGTTTCCCGATGGCTGGGACAGCTACTTCGGCGTGGTCAATGCCGAAGACCTGAAGGCCGTCATGAAGACCTTCAACGCCTCGATGGTGGATAGCAGCGGCGATGGGTCCTACGCCGTCGAATACCGCATGCGCCACAAGACCCGTGGCGAAGTCTGGTTCCGCGAACGGGGCCGCTGCCTGCGCGACAATCGCGGCCGCCTGCTCTACGTCACCGGCGCAGTGCGCGAGATCAGCGACGAGAAGACCGCCGCCAGCCTGCATGAAAGGGAACAAGCGAGCATCCAGACCACCTACGGGCAGATCGCCCAGGTGGCCGGGGTGATTCGGGGCATCGCCGAGCAGACCAACCTGCTGGCCCTCAACGCCGCCATCGAAGCAGCCCGCGCTGGCGAGCAGGGACGGGGCTTCGCCGTGGTGGCCGACGAGGTGCGCAACCTGGCACGGCGAACCCAGGAGTCGGTGCAGCAGATCCAGGCGATGCTGCAGCAACAACGCTGAGGTTTCGACCCAATTTCAGGCACCGTGCCGGGAGGATGACTACAAACAGGGCATTTCCCAGCCAGTAGGGGGCACCGTGGGTACCCTGCGTGGCGGAGATCGCGATGCCATGGACTGGCACAGGGATTGCCTTTCTCAGGACGCACTTTTCTTGCATGGAAATAAAAACAAGAAGCCCCACGGCGTGCTTTCGATTCGATCTGCCTACCAACGCTACTCCAACGAATTCGTATCGAGGATTGAGTGATGGAAGAACAGAAGACACTGACCCTGGAGGAGTTGCAGGGCCTGATCGAGATGACCAACACGTTGAACATGGAGATTTTCTACTGGTGGTGCATCGCCCTGATGATCCTGATCCATGCCGGCTTCCTGTCCTACGAGATAGGCGCCTCGCGCCTTAAGAACGCCTTGGCCGCCGGGGTGAAAAACATCCTCGCCTTCGGCTTCATCGTGCCGACCTTCTTCCTCTTCGGCTGGGCCATCTACAACGCCTTCCCCGACGGCCTGGTGCCGCGCATGGACGCCCTGATGAACGCCATGCCCTGGAGCCAGGCCATGGGCCCGAACATCAAGGACAACGCCACCGGTATCTTCTGGGGCGCCTTTGCCCTGTTCGCCGCCACCACCGGCTCGATCCTCTCCGGCGCCATCATCGAACGGGCGCGGATGAGCGCCTTCATCGTCATGACCATTCTCCTCGGCTCGGTGCTCTGGCTGTTCGGCGCCGCCTGGGGCTGGCACCCGGAAGGCTGGCTGACCGTGCAGTGGGGCTACCATGACGTCGGCGCCGCCGGCGTGGTGCACATGATCGCCGGCTTCTTCGCCCTGGCGGTGGTGATCAACCTCGGCGCGCGAATCGGCCGGTTCAACCCCGACGGCAGCGCCAACGCCATCGTCGGCCACAGCATGCCGATGAGCGTGGTGGGCCTGATGCTGATCATCGTCGGCTTCTTCGGCTTCCTCGGCGGCTGCATCATCTACAACTCCGGCGCCCAGTGGATCAACATCTACGGCGCCCCCACCACCCTCTCGGCGTTCGCCTTCAACACCCTGATGGGCTTTGCCGGCGGCCTGATCGGCGCCTACCTGACCACCCGCGAGCCCTTCTGGATGATGTCCGGCGGCCTGGTGGGCATCATCTCCGTGGCACCGGGCCTGGACCTCTACCACCCCGGGCTGGCCTACCTGATCGGCATGGGCGTGGCGGCCGTGGCGCCGCTGGTGCACAACCTGCTGCTGAAAATGCGCCTGGACGACGCCGTGGGCGCCTTCGCCGTGCACGGCTTCGGTGGCTTCGCCGGCCTGGTGCTCAGCGGCGTGTTCCTCGCCGGCTACCCGAACGTCAACGGCATGGCCGAGATCAGCTTCCTCGGCCAACTGGGTGGCGCCGTGGTGATGGCGAGCCTTGGCTTCATCCCCGGCTACCTCATTTCCTATGCGCTGAAAAAGGCCGGCGTGCTGCGGGTCCCGGCCCACGCGGAAGAACGCGGTCTCGACCTCACCGAAGTCCCGGCCCAGGCCTACCCGGAATGGACCGCCATCTACGGCGAGACGGTGAAGCCGAACGGCAGCGTGGAAGCCACCCTGGTGGTGGAAAGCAAACCGGCCTGACGGCCTTCGCTGCGCCGCTCCCGGCGGCGCATGACTTCAGAACAGGAGCATTCGAATGAGCATCAGCACCTACGAAGGCGCCAGCGCCGTCTTCACCTTCGCCAACAACCCCACCGTGCTCGCCGCCGTCACAGTCGTGGTGATCGCCGTCACCCTCTACGCCCTGGCGGCCACCTTCATCCACGAGAAGCACAGCTACGACCTGCCGGACGACAAGCTGCCGAAGTTGAAATAGCCCTCTCCCCCGACCCCTCTCCCTGAAGGGAGAGGGGTGACTCTCGCCAGAAGTATCGAAATCGATCCCGAAGTAACGCACGGACCACGTATTCCCGCCGTCCTACGCCACCTGCGCCTCGCTCACCAGCTTCAGCCCGACTATCCCACCGATGATCATCGCCAGGCACAGGCCCTTCAGCACGCCCAACTGCTCGCCCATAAACAGGGTGCCGTAGGCCACGGTGCCGAGGGTGCCGATGCCCACCCACACGGCATATGCCAGGCCCAGGGGTAGCACGCGCACCGAAAGACTCAGCAGGTAGATGCTGAGCAGCAGGAAGAACCCGCAGTAGAGGCTCGGCCAGAGCCGGGTAAAGCCTTCCGTGCGCGGGATGATCGACGCATACAACACCTCGCAGAACCCTGCCAACAGCAGGAATCCCCATCCGTTCAACCATGCCATCGCTTGTCGCTCCTGCTTTTCCGTGACCCAAAACAAGCGCCGACGCAATGCGTCGGCGCGAGGTACTTCACATCATTCAAATAGCGTCTTCGCCCAGTTCCCCGGTGCGTATCCGCACCACGCTTTCCAGGTCCATGACGAACAATTTGCCGTCGCCGATCTTACCCGTGCAGGCCGCCTTGAGAATGGCGTCGATGGCGGCTTGGCACAGGGCTTCGCCAACCACAACCTCCAGCTTGACCTTGGGCAACAGCTCCACCACGTACTCGGCGCCCCGGTAGATCTCCGAATGGCCCTTCTGCCGGCCGTAGCCCTTGACCTCGGTGACGGTGACGCCGTTGACGCCGGCCTCGGTCAGCGCCTCGCGCACATCGTCCAGGCGGAAGGGTTTGATGATTGCGGTAATGAGTTTCATGGCCGCTGTCCTCAGCTCGAATACTTGTAGCCAACTTCACCGTGGGCGGAGAGGTCCAGCCCATCCACCTCGGCCTCTTCAGCCACGCGCAGCCCACCGCACAGTGCTGCAGCCACCTTGAAGGCGATCAGGCTGGTCGCGGCCGAGAAGAGAATGCTGAAGAGGATGGCGCCGCCATTGACCATCAACTGGTCGGCAAGGTCACGGCCTTCGGGGAAGCCCTGGCCACCGAGAGAAATGAGGGCGAACACCGGTGTCAGCAGTCCGCCGAGGATGCCGGCAACGCCATGCACGCCAAATACGTCGAAGGCGTCGTCCAGGCCGATCATCGGCTTGAGCTTTTCCACCGACCATACGCACACCGGACCGGCGATCAGGCCGAGCAGGATGGCACCCATGGGGCCGACGTAACCACAGGCCGGGGTGATCGCCACCAGGCCGGCAATGGCGCCGGAGACTGCACCGAACAGGCTCGGGCGACCACGGTGCTGCCACTCCACCAGCATCCAGGCCAGCGCACCGGCGCAACTGGCGAGCATGGTGTTGACCATCACCAGCATGGCGAAGCCGTTGGCGGCAAGGGCGCAACCGCCGCAGAAACCCAGCCAGCCCACCCACAGCAGCGAACCGCCGGTGAGGGTCATGGTCATGTTGTGCGGCGCAAGCGCCGGGGTGCCGAAGCCGCGGCGGCGGCCCAGCAGCCAGGCGCCCACCAGGGCGGCGATGCCCACGTTCAGGTGCACCACGTTGCCGCCGGCGAAGTCTTGCACGCCGAGATTGAAGACCCAGCCGCCGCCCCAGGCCATGTGCGCCATGGGGAGGTAGTTGATGGTCAGCCAGACCGCCATGAACACCATGACCGCAGCGAACTTCATGCGCTCGGCAAAGGCACCGACGATGATCGCCGGGGTGATGGCGGCGAACAGCAACATGAACAGGAAATAGAGGTACTCAGGAATGGTGCCGACGACCGAGTCCTTGGTGATGCCAGCCATGAACAACTTGTCGAAGCCACCGATCACCGCTTGCAGGGAACCGCCGTCGGTGAAGGTCAGGCTGTAGCCATAGATGGCGAACAGCACCGACATCAACGAGGCCGTGCAGAACACCTGCATGAGGATCGACAACACGTTCTTGGTCCGCGCCATGCCGCCGTAGAACAGCGCCAGGCCCGGCAGGGTCATCAGCAGCACCACCAGCGAGCAGAGCGCCACGAAGGCGGTGTCGCCGCTGTCGATCACCGGTGCAGCCTCGTCCGCCAGAGCGGCGACACTGCCCAACAGAAGGGAAAGGCCCAACATACCGCGGCCCACATGCGAAAACCGGATCATTGCCTGTTGCCTCCAACCGACGGGGATTCGGCTGGGCCGCTGTCGGAAGTGCGACCCGCCGTTTTACGCCCTGGCAAGGGAAGGCCGGGCCCGCACCTTCGACTTCCTGCAGGGCAATTTATTTTCCCTACAGGCAAAGCAATTGGCCTGCCAAGCTGGCGCAAGCCACTTGGGATTCTGCTAAGTCGTT contains:
- a CDS encoding ammonium transporter, with the translated sequence MEEQKTLTLEELQGLIEMTNTLNMEIFYWWCIALMILIHAGFLSYEIGASRLKNALAAGVKNILAFGFIVPTFFLFGWAIYNAFPDGLVPRMDALMNAMPWSQAMGPNIKDNATGIFWGAFALFAATTGSILSGAIIERARMSAFIVMTILLGSVLWLFGAAWGWHPEGWLTVQWGYHDVGAAGVVHMIAGFFALAVVINLGARIGRFNPDGSANAIVGHSMPMSVVGLMLIIVGFFGFLGGCIIYNSGAQWINIYGAPTTLSAFAFNTLMGFAGGLIGAYLTTREPFWMMSGGLVGIISVAPGLDLYHPGLAYLIGMGVAAVAPLVHNLLLKMRLDDAVGAFAVHGFGGFAGLVLSGVFLAGYPNVNGMAEISFLGQLGGAVVMASLGFIPGYLISYALKKAGVLRVPAHAEERGLDLTEVPAQAYPEWTAIYGETVKPNGSVEATLVVESKPA
- a CDS encoding DMT family transporter, coding for MAWLNGWGFLLLAGFCEVLYASIIPRTEGFTRLWPSLYCGFFLLLSIYLLSLSVRVLPLGLAYAVWVGIGTLGTVAYGTLFMGEQLGVLKGLCLAMIIGGIVGLKLVSEAQVA
- a CDS encoding P-II family nitrogen regulator encodes the protein MKLITAIIKPFRLDDVREALTEAGVNGVTVTEVKGYGRQKGHSEIYRGAEYVVELLPKVKLEVVVGEALCQAAIDAILKAACTGKIGDGKLFVMDLESVVRIRTGELGEDAI
- a CDS encoding ammonium transporter, producing the protein MIRFSHVGRGMLGLSLLLGSVAALADEAAPVIDSGDTAFVALCSLVVLLMTLPGLALFYGGMARTKNVLSILMQVFCTASLMSVLFAIYGYSLTFTDGGSLQAVIGGFDKLFMAGITKDSVVGTIPEYLYFLFMLLFAAITPAIIVGAFAERMKFAAVMVFMAVWLTINYLPMAHMAWGGGWVFNLGVQDFAGGNVVHLNVGIAALVGAWLLGRRRGFGTPALAPHNMTMTLTGGSLLWVGWLGFCGGCALAANGFAMLVMVNTMLASCAGALAWMLVEWQHRGRPSLFGAVSGAIAGLVAITPACGYVGPMGAILLGLIAGPVCVWSVEKLKPMIGLDDAFDVFGVHGVAGILGGLLTPVFALISLGGQGFPEGRDLADQLMVNGGAILFSILFSAATSLIAFKVAAALCGGLRVAEEAEVDGLDLSAHGEVGYKYSS